A single Polynucleobacter acidiphobus DNA region contains:
- the rpoC gene encoding DNA-directed RNA polymerase subunit beta', with translation MKALLDLFKQTSGEEQFDAIKIGLASPEKIRSWSFGEVRKPETINYRTFKPERDGLFCAKIFGPIKDYECLCGKYKRLKFRGVICEKCGVEVTLAKVRRERMGHIELAAPVAHIWFLKSLPSRLGMVLDMTLRDIERVLYFEAYVVVDPGLTPEGAMKRGQIMSEDEYNAKVEEFGEGAFTAIMGAEGIRELLRTINIDREVETIRSELKATGSDAKIKKYAKRLKVLEAFQSSGIKPDWMIMEVLPVLPPELRPLVPLDGGRFATSDLNDLYRRVINRNNRLRRLLELRAPEIIVRNEKRMLQEAVDSLLDNGRRGKAMTGANKRPLKSLAEMIKGKSGRFRQNLLGKRVDYSGRSVIVVGPTLKLHQCGLPKLMALELFKPFIFNKLETLGIATTIKAAKKEVESQTPIVWDILEEVIREHPILLNRAPTLHRLGIQAFEPMLIEGKAIQLHPLVCAAFNADFDGDQMAVHVPLSLEAQMEARTLMLASNNVLFPANGEPSIVPSQDVVLGLYYATRDKINGKGEGMVFADIPEVIRAYEAGTVELASRIAVRVTEYEVVNKNAEGDERFVAKTSVQHTSVGRAILSEILPKGMAFAEINKPLKKKEISRLINTSFRKCGLRETVIFADRLLQAGFRLATKAGISIAIDDMLIPSSKDGIINEAAGKVKEYDKQFMSGLVTNQERYNNVVDIWGAAGDQVGKAMMDELSHVDVTDRNGKPVRQESFNSIYMMADSGARGSAAQIRQLAGMRGLMAKPDGSIIETPITANFREGLNVLQYFISTHGARKGLADTALKTANSGYLTRRLCDVTQDLVVVEEDCGASNGVTMRALVEGGEIIEALRDRILGRVCIGDILHPDTQEVIVPHDTLLEEDHVDQIVDLGIDEVKVRTVLTCETRYGLCAKCYGRDLGRGGLVNVGEAVGVIAAQSIGEPGTQLTMRTFHIGGAASRALVASNVEVKSNGSLKFSSTMRFVTNAKGEPVVISRSGEALVLDDNGRERERHKIPYGATLLVKEGASVKAGTSIATWDPLTRPIISEYAGIARFENVEEGVTVAKQVDEVTGLSTLVVIDGKRRSAASKGLRPVIQLLDEQGNQTKIAGTDHPVTIGLQVGALITVKDGQKIEVGEVLARIPIESQKTRDITGGLPRVAELFEARSPKDAAILAKVTGTVSFGKETKGKQRLVITDMDGESSEFLIPKEKQVLVHDGQVVNKGEMIVEGPADPHDILHLKGIEELAIYIVDEVQDVYRLQGVKINDKHIEVIVRQMLRRVQITNPGDTNFITGEQVERSKLYDENDRVIAEGKQPAQFENILLGITKASLSTDSFISAASFQETTRVLTEAAIMGKVDTLRGLKENVIIGRLIPAGTGLAYRRARKVREQFERDRAQMIAAEEALALEAGDVVEQVEAAATPEGEAEQS, from the coding sequence ATGAAAGCATTGCTCGATTTATTTAAGCAAACCTCTGGTGAGGAGCAGTTTGACGCCATCAAAATTGGCTTAGCCTCTCCCGAGAAAATTCGTTCGTGGTCTTTCGGAGAAGTTCGAAAGCCTGAGACGATTAATTACCGCACGTTCAAACCAGAGAGAGATGGGCTCTTTTGTGCCAAGATCTTTGGGCCGATTAAAGACTATGAGTGCTTGTGCGGCAAGTACAAGCGCCTCAAGTTCCGCGGTGTTATTTGTGAAAAGTGCGGCGTTGAGGTCACTTTAGCCAAAGTGCGCCGTGAGCGCATGGGACACATTGAACTGGCTGCTCCGGTTGCGCACATTTGGTTTCTGAAGTCTCTGCCATCCCGCTTGGGAATGGTTTTAGACATGACCTTGCGTGATATTGAGCGCGTTCTCTACTTTGAAGCATACGTCGTTGTTGATCCAGGTTTAACACCTGAGGGTGCAATGAAGCGTGGTCAAATTATGTCCGAGGATGAGTACAACGCTAAGGTGGAAGAGTTTGGCGAAGGCGCCTTTACTGCCATCATGGGCGCCGAAGGTATTCGGGAGCTACTGCGTACTATTAATATCGATCGCGAAGTCGAGACAATTCGTTCAGAGTTGAAGGCTACTGGTAGTGATGCCAAGATTAAAAAGTACGCCAAGCGTCTCAAAGTATTAGAGGCCTTCCAAAGCTCGGGCATCAAGCCTGACTGGATGATCATGGAGGTTTTGCCAGTATTGCCTCCTGAGCTGCGTCCTTTGGTGCCATTGGATGGTGGTCGTTTTGCAACCTCCGATTTGAACGACCTTTATCGTCGCGTCATTAATCGTAATAATCGTTTGCGCCGCCTTTTAGAGCTGCGTGCCCCCGAGATTATTGTTCGTAATGAAAAACGCATGTTGCAAGAGGCGGTTGACTCCTTATTGGATAACGGTCGTCGCGGTAAAGCAATGACGGGTGCGAATAAGCGTCCGTTGAAGTCGCTTGCTGAGATGATTAAAGGTAAGAGTGGCCGTTTCCGTCAGAACTTGTTAGGTAAGCGCGTTGACTACTCGGGTCGTTCTGTGATCGTAGTGGGCCCAACGCTGAAGTTGCATCAGTGCGGCTTGCCAAAGTTGATGGCATTGGAGTTATTTAAGCCATTTATTTTTAATAAGCTCGAGACACTTGGTATTGCAACCACCATCAAGGCTGCCAAGAAAGAAGTGGAAAGCCAAACCCCAATCGTTTGGGATATTTTGGAAGAGGTGATTCGGGAGCATCCGATTCTGTTAAATCGTGCCCCGACTTTGCATCGTCTTGGTATTCAGGCGTTTGAGCCAATGTTAATTGAGGGTAAAGCGATTCAGTTGCATCCCTTAGTTTGTGCTGCGTTCAATGCCGACTTTGACGGCGACCAAATGGCGGTTCACGTCCCACTCTCACTTGAGGCGCAAATGGAAGCCCGCACCTTAATGTTGGCGTCGAACAACGTATTGTTCCCCGCTAACGGCGAGCCATCGATTGTCCCGTCTCAAGACGTGGTGCTAGGTTTGTATTACGCAACGCGCGACAAGATTAATGGTAAGGGTGAAGGCATGGTATTTGCTGATATCCCTGAAGTGATTCGGGCGTATGAGGCTGGAACCGTTGAGCTTGCATCGCGGATTGCAGTACGCGTCACTGAATATGAAGTAGTTAACAAAAATGCCGAGGGCGATGAGCGCTTTGTTGCCAAGACATCGGTTCAGCATACGTCGGTAGGCCGTGCAATTTTGTCTGAAATTTTGCCAAAAGGCATGGCATTTGCTGAAATTAATAAGCCGCTGAAGAAAAAAGAAATCTCACGACTTATTAATACTTCCTTCCGTAAGTGCGGCTTGCGTGAAACCGTAATTTTTGCGGATCGTTTGTTGCAGGCAGGTTTCCGTTTAGCAACCAAGGCAGGCATCTCGATTGCGATCGACGACATGCTGATTCCAAGCTCGAAAGACGGAATCATTAACGAAGCTGCCGGCAAAGTGAAAGAGTATGACAAGCAATTTATGTCAGGCTTGGTAACCAATCAAGAGCGTTATAACAACGTGGTTGATATTTGGGGTGCCGCTGGTGATCAGGTTGGCAAGGCGATGATGGACGAGTTGTCGCATGTTGATGTAACTGATCGCAACGGCAAGCCGGTACGCCAGGAGTCCTTCAACTCCATTTACATGATGGCTGATTCTGGAGCGCGTGGTTCGGCAGCACAGATTCGTCAGCTTGCTGGTATGCGTGGATTGATGGCGAAGCCCGACGGCTCAATCATTGAAACACCGATTACAGCGAACTTCCGTGAAGGCTTGAATGTGTTGCAGTACTTCATCTCCACTCACGGCGCACGTAAGGGTCTTGCGGATACCGCGTTGAAGACCGCAAACTCCGGCTACTTGACGCGTCGCTTGTGCGATGTGACGCAAGATCTGGTTGTGGTTGAAGAGGATTGCGGCGCAAGCAATGGTGTAACGATGCGTGCTTTGGTGGAGGGTGGTGAAATTATTGAAGCCCTGCGCGATCGCATTTTAGGTCGCGTATGCATTGGCGATATCTTGCATCCAGATACTCAAGAGGTTATTGTTCCCCACGATACCTTGCTTGAAGAAGACCATGTCGATCAAATCGTTGATTTAGGTATTGATGAAGTCAAGGTCCGTACTGTTTTAACCTGTGAGACGCGCTATGGACTATGTGCTAAGTGCTATGGACGTGATCTAGGCCGTGGCGGCCTCGTTAACGTAGGTGAGGCGGTTGGAGTAATCGCGGCTCAGTCGATTGGTGAGCCCGGCACCCAGTTAACGATGCGTACTTTCCACATTGGCGGTGCCGCATCACGTGCATTGGTTGCAAGTAATGTTGAGGTGAAGTCGAACGGTTCATTGAAGTTCTCTTCCACCATGCGATTTGTAACCAACGCTAAGGGCGAGCCAGTGGTGATATCTCGTTCAGGCGAGGCCTTGGTCTTGGATGACAACGGTCGCGAGCGCGAGCGTCACAAGATTCCGTACGGAGCGACCTTGCTCGTGAAAGAGGGCGCAAGCGTAAAAGCCGGTACCAGTATTGCAACCTGGGACCCATTAACTCGCCCAATTATTTCTGAGTATGCAGGCATTGCACGCTTTGAGAATGTTGAAGAGGGCGTCACCGTTGCCAAGCAAGTTGATGAAGTCACGGGCTTATCAACTTTGGTGGTGATCGATGGTAAGCGCCGTTCAGCTGCTAGCAAAGGTTTGCGTCCCGTAATCCAGTTGCTCGATGAGCAGGGAAATCAAACCAAGATTGCCGGTACTGATCATCCTGTAACGATCGGTCTTCAAGTCGGCGCATTGATCACCGTAAAAGATGGCCAGAAGATCGAGGTTGGTGAGGTATTGGCGCGTATTCCAATTGAGTCACAAAAGACACGCGACATTACAGGCGGCTTGCCACGAGTTGCTGAGCTTTTCGAGGCGCGTTCACCGAAAGATGCTGCTATTTTGGCCAAGGTGACTGGAACGGTTTCCTTTGGTAAAGAGACTAAAGGTAAACAGCGCTTGGTCATTACCGATATGGACGGTGAGAGCAGCGAGTTCCTCATTCCAAAAGAGAAGCAAGTTCTAGTTCATGACGGCCAAGTTGTGAACAAGGGCGAAATGATTGTGGAGGGTCCTGCAGATCCACACGATATTTTGCATCTCAAAGGAATTGAAGAATTGGCGATCTATATCGTCGATGAGGTTCAGGACGTTTATCGACTTCAGGGCGTAAAGATTAATGACAAGCATATTGAAGTAATCGTGCGTCAAATGTTGCGTCGTGTTCAGATCACCAATCCTGGCGACACCAACTTCATTACTGGTGAGCAAGTGGAGCGTTCCAAGCTTTATGACGAGAATGATCGTGTGATTGCAGAAGGTAAGCAACCCGCTCAGTTCGAGAACATTCTGCTCGGAATTACCAAGGCATCCTTGTCAACCGACAGCTTTATTTCAGCGGCATCCTTCCAAGAGACCACTCGTGTATTAACTGAGGCAGCCATTATGGGCAAAGTTGATACCCTAAGAGGCCTCAAGGAAAACGTCATTATTGGGCGTTTGATTCCTGCTGGAACTGGCTTGGCCTATCGTCGCGCGAGAAAAGTACGTGAGCAGTTTGAGCGCGATCGTGCTCAGATGATTGCTGCCGAGGAGGCTTTGGCTTTGGAGGCCGGCGATGTAGTGGAGCAAGTTGAGGCTGCAGCGACGCCTGAAGGTGAGGCCGAGCAAAGTTAA
- the rplC gene encoding 50S ribosomal protein L3, with translation MSLGLIGRKVGMTRLFTDEGEAIPVTVIDVSDNRVAQVKTQAADGYDAVQLAHGTRRASRVTKAMAGHFAKAGVMAGNALNEFHVDAEKLAEMKPGQVVGVDVFAAGQKVDVQGVTIGKGYAGTIKRYHFASGRASHGNSRSHNVPGSIGMAQDPGRVFPGKRMTGHLGDVTRTVQNLVIARIDAERNLIMVKGAIPGAPGGKVLVTPAVKAVAKK, from the coding sequence ATGAGCTTAGGCTTGATCGGCCGTAAGGTCGGCATGACCCGTCTGTTTACGGATGAAGGGGAAGCAATTCCTGTCACCGTGATTGATGTGAGCGATAACCGGGTTGCTCAAGTAAAAACCCAGGCAGCGGATGGCTATGATGCCGTTCAGTTGGCTCACGGAACACGCCGCGCTAGCCGCGTGACCAAGGCGATGGCCGGACACTTTGCAAAAGCAGGTGTGATGGCTGGCAATGCCTTAAATGAATTTCATGTGGATGCTGAAAAATTGGCCGAGATGAAGCCTGGCCAAGTTGTCGGTGTTGATGTTTTTGCCGCCGGTCAAAAGGTGGATGTGCAAGGCGTTACGATCGGTAAGGGCTACGCTGGAACGATTAAGCGCTATCACTTTGCGTCAGGTCGTGCGAGCCATGGTAACTCTCGTTCACATAATGTTCCAGGTTCTATTGGTATGGCGCAAGATCCAGGCCGCGTTTTTCCTGGTAAGCGCATGACCGGTCATTTGGGTGATGTAACCCGTACCGTTCAAAATCTCGTGATTGCTCGCATTGATGCAGAGCGCAATCTAATTATGGTCAAGGGCGCTATACCTGGTGCTCCTGGTGGAAAAGTACTTGTTACTCCAGCTGTTAAAGCTGTAGCCAAGAAATAA
- the rplD gene encoding 50S ribosomal protein L4 has translation MELKLLQDNGQLGAGVQASPEVFEREYNEALVHQIVVAYQANARSGNRAQKDREQVKHSTKKPWRQKGTGRARAGMSSSPLWRGGGRIFPNSPEENFSHKVNKKMYRAGMRSILSQLAREGRLNVVDQFNLDAPKTKLLAEKVKGMGLESVLIILDEVSENLYLASRNLHKVAVVEPQHADPLSLVQFQKVLVSKAAIAKMEELLK, from the coding sequence ATGGAACTCAAACTTCTCCAAGATAACGGTCAGCTAGGCGCTGGTGTGCAAGCCTCACCCGAAGTATTTGAGCGTGAGTACAACGAAGCCTTGGTTCATCAAATCGTCGTTGCTTATCAGGCGAATGCGCGAAGTGGTAATCGTGCCCAGAAGGATCGTGAGCAAGTTAAGCACAGTACGAAAAAACCATGGCGTCAAAAAGGTACTGGCCGTGCTCGTGCTGGTATGAGCTCTTCGCCATTGTGGCGCGGAGGCGGTCGGATATTCCCGAACTCCCCAGAAGAAAATTTCTCGCATAAGGTCAACAAGAAAATGTATCGCGCTGGTATGCGCTCGATCCTTTCTCAGTTAGCGCGCGAAGGTCGTTTAAATGTCGTTGACCAATTTAATTTGGATGCGCCCAAGACAAAGTTGTTGGCTGAAAAAGTCAAGGGCATGGGTCTTGAGTCCGTGTTAATTATTTTGGATGAGGTGAGCGAGAATCTTTATCTTGCTTCCCGCAATTTGCATAAAGTTGCTGTGGTTGAGCCTCAACATGCAGATCCCTTGTCATTAGTTCAGTTTCAAAAAGTATTGGTGAGCAAGGCAGCGATCGCCAAGATGGAGGAGTTGCTGAAATGA
- the tuf gene encoding elongation factor Tu, with amino-acid sequence MAKEKFERTKPHVNVGTIGHVDHGKTTLTAAITTVLSKLFGGEAKAYDQIDAAPEEKARGITINTAHVEYETKNRHYAHVDCPGHADYVKNMITGAAQMDGAILVVSAADGPMPQTREHILLARQVGVPYIIVFMNKCDMVDDAELLELVEMEVRELLSKYEFPGDDTPIVKGSAKLALEGDKGELGEGAIMKLAEALDSYIPNPERAIDGAFLMPVEDVFSISGRGTVVTGRVERGIVKVGEEIEIVGIKPTLKTTCTGVEMFRKLLDQGQAGDNVGILLRGTKREEVERGQVLAKPGSITPHTHFTAEVYVLSKDEGGRHTPFFNNYRPQFYFRTTDVTGSIELPKDKEMVMPGDNVTITVKLIAPIAMEEGLRFAIREGGRTVGAGVVAKILA; translated from the coding sequence ATGGCAAAAGAAAAATTTGAACGGACTAAACCCCATGTGAACGTTGGCACCATTGGTCACGTCGACCACGGTAAGACCACCTTAACTGCAGCAATCACCACCGTGCTCTCCAAGCTCTTTGGTGGCGAAGCAAAAGCCTACGATCAGATCGATGCGGCTCCTGAAGAGAAGGCCCGTGGTATTACGATTAATACCGCCCACGTTGAGTACGAGACCAAGAACCGTCACTACGCCCACGTCGATTGCCCAGGCCACGCCGACTATGTGAAGAACATGATTACCGGTGCTGCCCAGATGGACGGCGCTATTTTGGTGGTCTCGGCTGCCGATGGTCCGATGCCCCAAACCCGTGAGCACATCCTCTTGGCCCGCCAAGTGGGCGTGCCTTACATCATCGTGTTTATGAACAAATGCGATATGGTGGATGACGCTGAACTCTTAGAGCTCGTAGAGATGGAAGTGCGTGAGCTGCTCTCCAAGTACGAGTTCCCAGGCGACGATACCCCCATCGTCAAGGGCTCTGCCAAGCTCGCCTTAGAAGGCGACAAGGGTGAGTTGGGCGAAGGCGCCATCATGAAGCTTGCCGAAGCCTTAGATAGCTATATCCCCAATCCTGAGCGTGCGATTGATGGCGCATTCTTGATGCCAGTCGAAGACGTGTTCTCGATCTCCGGTCGTGGCACCGTGGTGACCGGTCGTGTCGAGCGCGGCATTGTAAAAGTCGGTGAAGAGATTGAGATCGTGGGTATTAAGCCAACGCTGAAGACCACCTGCACTGGCGTCGAGATGTTCCGTAAACTGCTCGACCAAGGTCAAGCCGGTGATAACGTCGGTATCCTCTTGCGCGGTACTAAGCGCGAGGAAGTCGAGCGTGGCCAAGTATTAGCCAAGCCCGGCTCGATTACTCCCCACACCCACTTTACCGCTGAGGTTTATGTGTTGTCCAAAGATGAAGGCGGTCGTCACACCCCCTTCTTTAACAACTACCGTCCTCAGTTTTACTTCCGTACCACCGATGTCACTGGCTCGATTGAGTTGCCAAAGGACAAAGAGATGGTGATGCCTGGCGATAACGTCACCATCACCGTGAAGCTCATTGCCCCCATCGCGATGGAAGAGGGCTTGCGCTTTGCAATCCGTGAAGGCGGTCGTACCGTCGGTGCGGGTGTGGTTGCGAAGATTTTGGCTTAA
- the rpsG gene encoding 30S ribosomal protein S7 — protein sequence MPRRREVPKREILPDPKFGNVEVAKFMNVLMLDGKKSVAERIVYGAFEHIEKKANKEPLEIFSTAMGNVKPMVEVKSRRVGGANYQVPVEVRPSRRSALAMRWLREAAKKRGEKSMAQRLANELLEAAEGRGGAMKKREEVHRMAEANKAFSHFRF from the coding sequence ATGCCGCGTCGTCGCGAAGTCCCGAAACGGGAAATTCTTCCTGACCCAAAATTTGGGAATGTGGAAGTTGCTAAGTTCATGAACGTCTTAATGCTTGACGGCAAAAAGTCCGTTGCAGAGCGCATCGTCTATGGTGCCTTTGAACACATTGAGAAAAAAGCCAATAAAGAGCCCCTCGAGATTTTCTCGACTGCCATGGGAAATGTAAAACCCATGGTTGAAGTCAAAAGTCGCCGGGTTGGCGGCGCCAACTATCAGGTGCCCGTTGAAGTTCGTCCATCGCGTCGATCTGCATTGGCAATGCGTTGGCTAAGAGAGGCTGCCAAGAAGCGTGGTGAGAAATCTATGGCACAGCGTTTGGCAAACGAATTACTAGAAGCCGCTGAAGGTCGTGGCGGCGCAATGAAGAAGCGTGAAGAGGTTCATCGTATGGCTGAAGCCAACAAAGCCTTCTCGCATTTCCGTTTCTAA
- the fusA gene encoding elongation factor G, which produces MARKTPIERYRNIGISAHIDAGKTTTTERVLFYTGVNHKIGEVHDGAATMDWMEQEQERGITITSAATTAFWKGMAGNYPEHRINIIDTPGHVDFTIEVERSMRVLDGACMVYCAVGGVQPQSETVWRQANKYKVPRLAFVNKMDRTGANFFKVYDQMRSRLKANPIPIQVPIGAEENFQGVIDLIKMKAIIWDDASQGTKFEYGDIPAELKETAEEWREKMLEAAAESSEEMMDKYLGGETLTEEDIKKALRQRTIAGEIVPMLCGSAFKNKGVQAMLDAVVDFLPSPVDIPPVKGEKEDGSETSRKASDDEKFSALAFKIMTDPFVGQLIFFRVYSGVVNSGDTIYNPIKGKKERIGRLLQMHANQREEIKEVRAGDIAAAVGLKEATTGETLCDPDNILILERMVFPEPVISQAVEPKTKADQEKMGLALNRLAQEDPSFRVKTDEESGQTIISGMGELHLEIIVDRMKREFGVEATVGKPQVAYRETIRKVCDEIEGKFVKQSGGRGQYGHVVLKLEPQDPGKGFEFVDAIKGGVVPREYIPAVEKGIVETLNAGVLAGYPVVDVKATLFFGSYHDVDSNENAFKMAASMAFKDGMRKATPVLLEPMMAVEVETPEDFMGNVMGDLSSRRGIMQGMDDIPGGGKIVRAEVPLAEMFGYSTGLRSLTQGRATYTMEFKHYSEAPKNVADAVIAAKAK; this is translated from the coding sequence GTGGCACGTAAAACCCCCATTGAGCGCTATCGAAATATTGGTATCTCTGCACACATTGATGCTGGCAAAACAACTACGACAGAACGCGTGTTGTTTTATACCGGCGTAAATCACAAAATTGGCGAAGTTCATGATGGCGCTGCCACGATGGACTGGATGGAGCAAGAGCAAGAGCGTGGGATTACCATCACCTCAGCTGCTACCACCGCCTTCTGGAAAGGCATGGCCGGAAATTATCCAGAGCATCGTATCAACATCATTGATACGCCAGGGCACGTTGACTTCACGATTGAGGTGGAGCGCTCAATGCGTGTATTGGATGGCGCTTGCATGGTTTACTGTGCGGTGGGCGGAGTTCAGCCGCAGTCTGAGACCGTTTGGCGTCAAGCGAATAAATACAAAGTGCCACGTTTAGCCTTTGTGAACAAAATGGATCGTACCGGTGCTAACTTCTTTAAGGTCTACGACCAGATGAGATCGCGCCTAAAGGCAAACCCGATTCCGATCCAGGTTCCAATTGGTGCTGAAGAAAATTTCCAGGGCGTGATTGACTTGATCAAGATGAAAGCCATCATTTGGGATGATGCTTCTCAGGGAACTAAGTTTGAGTACGGTGATATCCCTGCTGAATTGAAAGAAACCGCTGAAGAGTGGCGCGAGAAAATGCTTGAGGCTGCGGCTGAGAGCTCTGAGGAAATGATGGACAAGTACCTTGGCGGCGAAACCCTGACAGAGGAAGACATCAAGAAGGCACTCCGTCAACGGACCATCGCTGGTGAAATCGTTCCGATGCTTTGTGGCAGCGCTTTCAAAAATAAAGGCGTTCAAGCAATGTTGGATGCGGTTGTTGATTTCTTGCCCTCGCCCGTTGATATTCCTCCGGTCAAAGGCGAAAAAGAAGACGGTAGTGAAACCAGTCGTAAAGCCAGTGACGATGAAAAGTTCTCGGCACTCGCATTTAAGATCATGACCGATCCATTTGTGGGCCAGTTAATTTTCTTCCGCGTTTACTCTGGCGTTGTAAATTCTGGTGACACCATTTACAACCCCATCAAGGGTAAGAAGGAGCGGATTGGTCGTCTTTTACAGATGCACGCTAATCAACGCGAAGAAATTAAGGAAGTTCGTGCTGGCGATATCGCCGCTGCAGTTGGTTTAAAAGAAGCCACCACTGGCGAAACCCTTTGCGACCCAGATAATATTTTGATTTTAGAGCGTATGGTGTTCCCAGAGCCTGTTATTTCTCAGGCTGTTGAGCCAAAAACCAAGGCTGACCAAGAGAAGATGGGCTTAGCTCTCAATCGCCTTGCACAAGAAGACCCATCGTTCCGCGTGAAGACCGATGAAGAGTCTGGCCAGACCATTATTTCTGGAATGGGCGAGTTGCACCTTGAAATTATTGTTGATCGCATGAAACGCGAGTTCGGCGTTGAGGCAACGGTTGGTAAACCACAAGTTGCTTATCGCGAAACGATTCGTAAGGTTTGTGATGAAATCGAAGGCAAGTTTGTTAAGCAATCGGGTGGCCGTGGTCAGTATGGTCACGTGGTATTGAAACTTGAGCCACAAGATCCAGGTAAGGGCTTTGAGTTTGTCGATGCAATCAAAGGCGGTGTCGTTCCACGTGAATACATCCCTGCTGTTGAAAAGGGTATCGTTGAAACACTCAATGCTGGAGTCCTTGCTGGCTACCCAGTCGTAGACGTAAAGGCAACGCTGTTCTTTGGTTCCTACCACGATGTTGACTCGAATGAGAACGCATTCAAAATGGCGGCCTCGATGGCATTCAAGGATGGTATGCGTAAAGCAACTCCAGTTCTGCTTGAGCCAATGATGGCAGTAGAAGTTGAGACTCCTGAAGATTTCATGGGTAACGTCATGGGTGATTTATCGTCTCGTCGCGGCATTATGCAGGGCATGGATGACATCCCTGGTGGCGGCAAGATTGTGCGCGCTGAGGTTCCCCTTGCAGAAATGTTTGGATACTCAACCGGCTTGCGCTCATTAACGCAAGGCCGCGCCACATACACCATGGAATTTAAGCATTACTCAGAAGCACCGAAGAACGTCGCTGATGCTGTCATTGCGGCAAAAGCAAAGTAA
- the rplW gene encoding 50S ribosomal protein L23: protein MSQTRKNDHRLMQILLGPIVSEKATMVAEKNEQVIFQVARDANKLDVKQAVELLFKVQVESVQIVNQKGKPKRFGRFEGRRDHAKKAYVNLKPGQEINFEAEAN from the coding sequence ATGAGCCAAACACGTAAAAACGATCATCGTCTCATGCAGATTTTGCTTGGACCCATTGTTTCTGAAAAAGCAACGATGGTGGCTGAAAAGAATGAGCAAGTGATTTTCCAAGTTGCGCGCGATGCAAACAAGCTCGATGTGAAGCAAGCGGTTGAATTGCTTTTCAAAGTTCAAGTGGAGTCTGTGCAAATCGTTAATCAAAAAGGTAAGCCAAAGCGCTTTGGCCGATTTGAGGGTCGACGCGATCACGCCAAGAAGGCCTATGTCAATCTGAAGCCTGGTCAAGAAATTAACTTTGAAGCGGAGGCAAATTAA
- the rpsL gene encoding 30S ribosomal protein S12 has translation MPTINQLLRKPRSRLVIKSKSPALQNSPQRRGVCTRVYTTTPKKPNSALRKVAKVRLTNGFEVISYIGGEGHNLQEHSVVLIRGGRVKDLPGVRYHIVRGSLDLQGVKDRKQARSKYGAKRAKKA, from the coding sequence ATGCCAACAATTAATCAGCTGCTGCGTAAGCCGCGCTCACGACTAGTGATCAAGAGCAAAAGCCCAGCGTTGCAGAATAGCCCCCAGCGCCGCGGTGTTTGCACCCGTGTTTACACAACGACGCCAAAGAAGCCAAATTCGGCATTGCGTAAAGTAGCTAAGGTGCGCTTAACCAATGGGTTTGAGGTGATCTCATATATCGGCGGTGAAGGCCATAACCTCCAGGAACACTCAGTTGTGCTGATTCGCGGCGGTCGTGTGAAGGATTTGCCTGGCGTGCGTTATCACATTGTTCGCGGATCTCTTGACTTGCAGGGCGTTAAAGACCGTAAGCAAGCGCGTTCCAAGTATGGTGCAAAGCGCGCTAAGAAAGCGTAA
- the rpsJ gene encoding 30S ribosomal protein S10, translating into MQNQKIRIRLKAFDYRLIDQSAAEIVDTAKRTGAVVKGPIPLPTRIERFDLLRSPHVNKTSRDQMEIRTHLRLMDIVDPTEKTVDALMKLDLPAGVDVEIKLQ; encoded by the coding sequence ATGCAAAACCAGAAAATTAGAATTCGTTTGAAGGCATTTGATTATCGATTGATCGACCAATCCGCCGCCGAGATTGTCGATACTGCGAAGCGCACTGGCGCAGTTGTCAAGGGCCCAATTCCTTTGCCAACCCGCATTGAGCGTTTTGATTTGTTACGTTCTCCCCATGTGAACAAGACTTCACGGGATCAGATGGAGATCCGTACGCACCTCCGTTTGATGGATATTGTCGATCCTACCGAGAAAACGGTAGACGCCCTGATGAAGTTGGATTTGCCTGCTGGCGTGGATGTTGAAATCAAGCTGCAGTAA